The stretch of DNA TAACGAGGCGCTGTTCCAGGAAGGTCATTGCTTGGTTACAGCGTTGTTACTTCTGAAGAAGTGGCTCGGGAGTCTCTGTGGATACCGTCGCGTACCCAACCTCAGCGGGCGACTGTGTGCAAACCCGATCACGCATGCCCAAGAGTTAACACTGAGTTAACATCTCGCTAATTGACCGGCAATTCAGCACGGGTATCCTGGCATCGATTAAAGAGAACATGTGGCCGTTTCGACTCAAGCGAACAATCCAATGAGCAGCATCCATCACTTCATTCGGAGGCATCAGATGACAAGACTGCAGCAGACAGGTTTCAACCACCCCCGTAGCGCTCGTTCGCTGTTCACTGCGCTGGCCGCCGTCGCGATGCTGGCTGTATCCGGAGGCTATGCCGGGGCAGAACATGCTGGCCTCAACGCTGCTGGAGTGCCGACGGTCGATCCTGCGATCGAGCCCTATACCAACCATAATGGGTTACATGGCAAGCTCAGCATTGCAGGATCGGACACGATGAGACCGTTGATTTCGAAGTTGTCCGCGCAATTCTTGAGCCTCCACCCCGGGGCGCAGATTGCGGTGGAAGGAACGGGATCGAGTGCGGCCATCCGAGAGTTCTTGTTAGGCCTCTCGTACCAACGCCGCGGGGATAAAGTCCAAAGCCGAGGGACGGCAGGATCCAACGCTGTTGAATTGCTCGCTTCGTCCCGTCAGTTGACGGAAGAAGAGCAGAAGGGGTTTGAGTTCAACTATGGTTATCGCGCGCTTGAAGTGCCGATTGCGATGGATGCCGTTGCGATCTATGTACACAAGACCAACCCGATTCAACATTTGACGCTGGCACAAATCGATGGCATCTTCGGCAAAGACCACAAGCGAGGAGGAGCCGCCATCACCAACTGGAGCCAAGTCGGACTCCCGGAGGCATCAGTGTCGCAACAGCCCATCCACCTATACGGCCGTGACAAGCGGTCCGGCACCAGGGAATTCTTCAAGCATGTCGCCCTCAAGGACGGAGACCTAATCGACGCGGTGATGGAACAACCGGGCTCCGCTTCCGAAATCATTGCCATTGCACAAGACCCTCTGGCTATCGGATATGCAGGGGCCGGATTCAACATTTCTGACGTACGCCAAGTGCCGATCGCTTCACAACCTGATCAAACGGCTCTCTTGCCGTCGGTGGACACCGTCACTTCCGGCACCTACCCCTTGGGACGATCCTTGTATCTCTATGTGAAAAAGAATCCCAACGACAAGCTGGACCCCTTCGTGGCGGAATTCCTTTCCTTCGTGAACAGCCGACAGGGACAAGAGACCGTAGCGCGGGCGAGTTTCTATCCGCTGACCCGCACTCAAGTGGCAAAAAACCTACAGGATTTGGGTCTCTTGAAAGGGGCGATGGTCGGCACGCCCGCAACAAAGCTGGAGATGCAAGTCGCAGAACAGATGGCACGCTAAAGATCATTGCACAGCCCTTCGCTGGCACGACCTACCGAGGAGCGGCCTTTGGATAAAAGGCCGCTCCTCATTTTCAGTTCAGGTCTGCTAACATGTCGTTCCTCCGTTCGGGAGGAACGCCGTCGTCACAACGTATTCTCGCTCCTCATAGCATGAGGCATTCAGCGGAGATGAATCGATGAAACGCACCCTTGTTC from Nitrospira sp. encodes:
- a CDS encoding PstS family phosphate ABC transporter substrate-binding protein — protein: MTRLQQTGFNHPRSARSLFTALAAVAMLAVSGGYAGAEHAGLNAAGVPTVDPAIEPYTNHNGLHGKLSIAGSDTMRPLISKLSAQFLSLHPGAQIAVEGTGSSAAIREFLLGLSYQRRGDKVQSRGTAGSNAVELLASSRQLTEEEQKGFEFNYGYRALEVPIAMDAVAIYVHKTNPIQHLTLAQIDGIFGKDHKRGGAAITNWSQVGLPEASVSQQPIHLYGRDKRSGTREFFKHVALKDGDLIDAVMEQPGSASEIIAIAQDPLAIGYAGAGFNISDVRQVPIASQPDQTALLPSVDTVTSGTYPLGRSLYLYVKKNPNDKLDPFVAEFLSFVNSRQGQETVARASFYPLTRTQVAKNLQDLGLLKGAMVGTPATKLEMQVAEQMAR